TCTTCTTCCTAGCCGAAGCGACCTTCGCCTTCGCGACTGCCGGCTTCCCTTCGCCGCGCGGTGCCTTCGCCTTTGCGGCCGCCTCCATCGCTTTTCGGGCTTCGGTCTTCTCGCCTTTCCGCAACGCGAGCGCCGCGGAGATCCAATCCGGTGCGTAGCTCGAAGTGCATCCCTTCGGAATCGGTCGCGGGTCCCAGCGACCGAGGCGCTCGCCGATGGCGATGGCCTCCGAGGTGTACGCGGGCAGGTGGAGGCCGATCCAGACCAGGCAGAAGTTGATGCCCTCCTTCACCCGGTATGGTGCATCCGGAAGCTCACGCTCGATGCGCTCGAGCGTCGCGCCTACGTCGAGTTCCTTCTCAAGGCCTCTCGCAATGCGCCCAGCAAGAAGCTTCCATCCGGCGCGGCGAGGGAGCTCCTTGCTGCCGTCCATCCACTTCTCCTGAAGCTTCGGGGCGACGGGCGCATGTACAAGCACGCGACCGACGAGTTCGTCGACCAGAGTCGGGTTCGAGAGTGGCTCGAGGAGCCCGCGTGCCTCCTTCTCAGTGAGCGCCGCGGGGTCGAGGAGCATGCACGCGAGGATGCGCGCATCGTGATTGCCGGTCCCCCACAGCTCCAGTCCGAGCCCGTGGTTCGTCCCCAACGTCGCTGCCAGGCCACGGATTTTTCCGAGCAGCACACCGAAGACATTGTCGACCACCCCGTCGCGCACGTAGCGCTGGCGCACCTTCTCGTCACCATGGCCCTCGAGCAGCTTCATCACCTGGGACAGCGACATTGTTTTCGGCATGGGCAACACCTCGACGGGCGGTGGCTTGAGAGCGGCCGGAAGGGTGGCACCACAGGCGCCCTCGGTCGAGAACCACTTCCGCTCGCTGCCACCGCGCAGCTTCGGAAGCGAGGGTGCGGCCATCCGGATGTGGCACCGTAGCCACGGGAACCGAAACGATGCCACCAGGCGCGCGTACCCAGCGCGTGTAGAGGCCCACCGCCGGGAAATCATCCTGGCGAGCGAGCCCCCCCGCCGCTGTCGCCACTCAAGGCGGAAGCGAAGGACGGACAGGCGCCCTGGCGAGGTTCGGGGTCGCCAATCGCCACCCATGCGATTGGTCTTTCTCCTTCCTGGAACTGTTCTCCGCCCTCAGGCACTCGATCCTCGTATAGGAGTACGAGATATCGAGCAGATGCCCGCCACCATCGAACTGTTGGAGGTGGCCCCCACCACCTGGAGTTCTACGAGCCGCAGGAGTACGAGCGGCTGGTAAAGGCGGCGGCGAGGCGGGGCTGCGGAACCGGGGAAACTTCACCGTGAGCGTGGAGGACAGCCGCAAAGATGAGGGCGACGCGGAGCCCCGCAAGGTCAAGCAGGCGTTCAGCCATGAAGAATCCGTTCCCTCCTGCAGGGAATTCCAGGTCCTGCCCTCCGAAATGCTGTGAGACAACGGCAAGGAATGCGCCTGAACCATGGATGAACTACTTGCACTGCTCGGGCGCTACGCTCCCGGCTCCAGCGGTCAAATCGAAGGCTACCCAGACTTTATCGTGGATGAATTGGAGGACGTCTTCGGTCGTCCGCTCCCAGCCGTCTACCGTCTCTTCGCCGAGG
This region of Myxococcus xanthus genomic DNA includes:
- a CDS encoding DNA alkylation repair protein — translated: MAAPSLPKLRGGSERKWFSTEGACGATLPAALKPPPVEVLPMPKTMSLSQVMKLLEGHGDEKVRQRYVRDGVVDNVFGVLLGKIRGLAATLGTNHGLGLELWGTGNHDARILACMLLDPAALTEKEARGLLEPLSNPTLVDELVGRVLVHAPVAPKLQEKWMDGSKELPRRAGWKLLAGRIARGLEKELDVGATLERIERELPDAPYRVKEGINFCLVWIGLHLPAYTSEAIAIGERLGRWDPRPIPKGCTSSYAPDWISAALALRKGEKTEARKAMEAAAKAKAPRGEGKPAVAKAKVASARKKSTAKKPSARTRAR